The Formosa sp. Hel1_33_131 genome window below encodes:
- a CDS encoding YfhO family protein, with protein MNPSLKQFGTHFLVILGFVLVAVLYFNPVLKGKKIYQSDIVQYTGMAKQQIDFRKAYDAESYWTNSAFGGMPTYQLGAKYPHNYIKQLDLALRFLPRPADYLFLYLLGFYILLLVLKVDYKVAALGAFAFGFSTYLIIILGVGHNSKAHAIAYMPLVLSGIILTFQKRYYLGFILTAVASGLELATNHPQMTYYLGFLIIILGFSYLIQAIKIKELPSFFKASAILLVAAVLAFGMNATNLMATSEYAKESTRGQSELTINSDGSAKEQTTGLERAYITQFSYGILETFNLFIPRFMGGGNRENLGKDSETYKAYRALGATPLQALQESKQAPMYWGNQPIVEAPAYIGAVVIFLFVLALFLYQGRFKWWLIAGVLMSLFLSYGKNLSFLTDLFIDYVPLYNKFRAVSSIQVILELCIPLLAVLGLSQLFQKDVSSETKLYALKKSLGIVAGLTVLFLIFKNSLFDFVGMSDGQFKEYYGASFVEALRMDRSTIFTEDALRTLLLVLAVGGLIFAYLKQKIAQNTTIVILGVILIFDLVGVDLRYVNNDNFVSAIKVDRPYQASKIDKEILKDTTNFRVFDMSDNSTKASYFHNSIGGYHAAKLKRFKALQEFHIDKNNFEVLNMLNTKYIIYQNKEGEVLYFENEKANGNAWFVDAIETFETADEEILSFDKINTKTTATANTSELKSQRFAKDSTASIQLVNYKLNHLVYATQNLEDGFAVFSEAYYKNGWNVTIDGVEVEHYNVDYVLRGLEIPKGEHTVVFSFNPAVVATGSNISLGSTILLVLLILGQGLLIYRKPS; from the coding sequence ATGAACCCTAGCTTAAAACAATTTGGCACCCATTTTTTAGTGATTTTAGGGTTTGTTCTTGTGGCTGTTTTATATTTCAATCCCGTTCTAAAAGGAAAAAAAATCTATCAAAGTGATATTGTCCAATATACTGGGATGGCCAAACAGCAAATCGATTTTCGAAAAGCTTACGATGCCGAATCCTATTGGACCAACAGTGCTTTTGGTGGCATGCCAACCTATCAACTCGGTGCTAAATACCCTCATAATTACATTAAACAACTGGATTTAGCACTTCGTTTTTTACCCCGTCCAGCGGATTATCTATTTTTATATCTATTAGGATTTTACATCCTGTTATTGGTTTTAAAAGTTGACTACAAAGTTGCTGCTTTAGGAGCGTTCGCCTTTGGGTTTTCCACCTATTTAATTATTATTTTAGGGGTAGGACATAACTCCAAGGCCCATGCCATTGCCTATATGCCATTGGTATTGTCAGGAATTATTTTAACCTTTCAAAAGCGCTATTATTTAGGGTTTATATTGACCGCCGTAGCGTCCGGTTTAGAGCTTGCGACCAACCACCCTCAAATGACGTACTACTTAGGGTTTTTAATTATAATTTTAGGATTCTCGTATTTGATTCAAGCCATCAAAATAAAAGAACTTCCATCATTTTTTAAAGCGTCCGCCATTCTTTTAGTCGCTGCTGTTTTAGCCTTTGGAATGAATGCCACTAATTTGATGGCCACTAGTGAATATGCCAAAGAAAGCACCCGCGGACAAAGTGAATTGACCATCAATTCGGATGGCAGTGCCAAAGAACAAACAACAGGTTTGGAGAGAGCCTATATTACGCAATTCAGTTACGGAATTTTAGAAACGTTTAACCTGTTCATCCCTCGATTTATGGGTGGTGGAAATAGAGAGAACCTTGGCAAAGATTCGGAAACCTATAAAGCCTACCGTGCATTGGGAGCAACTCCCTTACAAGCACTTCAGGAATCGAAACAAGCCCCCATGTATTGGGGCAATCAACCTATTGTGGAGGCGCCTGCCTATATTGGAGCCGTTGTGATTTTTCTTTTTGTATTGGCGTTGTTTCTATACCAAGGTCGTTTCAAATGGTGGCTGATTGCAGGGGTATTGATGTCTTTGTTTTTGTCTTACGGAAAAAATCTATCGTTTCTCACCGACTTATTTATTGATTATGTTCCACTTTACAACAAATTTAGAGCAGTAAGTTCCATTCAAGTGATTTTAGAATTGTGTATTCCATTGTTAGCGGTCTTAGGATTGTCACAATTATTTCAAAAAGACGTCAGCTCAGAAACGAAGCTGTATGCCTTAAAAAAATCGTTGGGCATTGTAGCCGGATTGACAGTCTTGTTTTTGATTTTTAAGAATAGCTTGTTTGATTTTGTTGGGATGAGTGATGGACAATTTAAGGAGTATTATGGAGCTTCTTTTGTAGAAGCGTTGCGAATGGATCGTAGCACTATTTTTACAGAGGATGCATTGCGAACTTTGTTATTGGTCTTAGCTGTTGGAGGTTTGATTTTTGCCTATCTCAAACAAAAAATCGCTCAAAACACCACGATCGTTATTTTGGGTGTTATTCTTATTTTTGACCTTGTAGGGGTGGACCTTCGCTATGTGAATAATGATAATTTTGTTTCTGCAATTAAAGTAGATCGCCCGTATCAAGCAAGTAAAATTGATAAAGAAATATTAAAAGACACCACAAATTTTAGAGTCTTTGATATGTCCGACAATTCTACGAAAGCTTCTTATTTTCATAACTCAATAGGAGGGTATCATGCCGCTAAATTGAAACGTTTTAAAGCCTTGCAAGAATTTCATATTGATAAAAATAACTTTGAAGTTCTTAATATGCTCAATACAAAGTATATCATTTATCAAAACAAAGAAGGAGAAGTGCTGTATTTTGAAAATGAAAAAGCAAATGGAAATGCTTGGTTTGTAGATGCAATTGAAACCTTTGAAACCGCAGATGAAGAAATTTTATCCTTCGATAAAATAAACACAAAAACAACTGCGACCGCCAATACTTCAGAATTGAAGTCGCAACGTTTTGCAAAAGATTCTACCGCTTCGATTCAATTGGTGAATTACAAACTCAATCATTTGGTGTATGCAACCCAAAACCTTGAAGATGGATTTGCAGTATTTTCAGAGGCCTATTATAAAAATGGGTGGAACGTTACTATAGATGGTGTCGAAGTAGAACATTACAATGTGGACTACGTACTTCGTGGCTTGGAAATCCCAAAGGGAGAACATACAGTGGTATTTTCGTTTAATCCAGCCGTTGTAGCTACAGGTTCAAATATCTCCTTGGGGAGTACCATTTTGTTGGTGCTGCTAATTCTAGGTCAAGGACTTCTAATTTATAGAAAACCATCGTGA
- a CDS encoding glycosyltransferase family 4 protein: MKKVLLITYYWPPAGGPGVQRWLKFVKYLPDFGIEPIVYCPDNPNYPITDASLVADVSSDLTVLKTPIREPYKWAQLFSKSKTANLSKGLISNQKKQSILEKLLLFVRGNFFIPDARVSWIRPSVLFLSDYITTHQIDTIVTTGPPHSLHLIGLQLKQNHAIKWVADFRDPWTQIGYHKKLMLSSFAQKKHKKLETVVLQTADEIVVTSFKTKTIFSELTTTPITVLTNGFDFEITNDSTLDSKFTLSHIGSLLAGRNPYMLWTVLSDLINESDEFASAFQLNLIGSVSTEVMDAIRIYGLENYISNIGYIPHNEVLEYQKKTQLLLLIEENSKETEYIIPGKLFEYMASKRPIIAIGPEVSDIEKILNQTGSGTYFRYDEAAALRTLLLEHFDAYQTQQLNVDSKGLEAYSRKSLTQQLAQKLLD, encoded by the coding sequence GTGAAAAAGGTACTCCTCATTACATACTATTGGCCACCTGCTGGTGGACCGGGCGTTCAACGTTGGTTGAAGTTCGTGAAGTATCTGCCTGATTTTGGTATAGAACCCATTGTTTATTGTCCAGACAATCCCAATTACCCCATTACAGATGCTTCGTTAGTAGCAGATGTAAGTTCCGATTTAACGGTTTTAAAAACACCCATTCGCGAACCCTATAAATGGGCACAATTATTTTCTAAGTCCAAAACAGCAAACCTATCTAAAGGGCTTATTTCAAATCAAAAAAAACAATCAATCCTCGAAAAACTACTCCTTTTTGTAAGAGGGAATTTTTTCATTCCCGATGCGCGAGTCTCTTGGATTCGTCCTTCTGTTTTGTTTTTATCGGACTATATTACGACTCATCAAATTGATACGATTGTCACCACGGGTCCACCTCACAGTTTACATTTGATTGGGTTGCAATTAAAACAAAATCATGCGATCAAATGGGTGGCAGATTTTAGAGATCCTTGGACGCAAATAGGGTATCATAAAAAATTAATGCTAAGCTCGTTTGCTCAAAAAAAACATAAAAAATTAGAAACTGTGGTGCTTCAAACCGCAGATGAAATAGTGGTAACTAGCTTCAAAACTAAAACAATATTTTCAGAATTAACCACCACACCAATAACGGTTCTTACCAATGGTTTTGATTTTGAAATCACCAACGATAGCACATTAGATTCAAAGTTTACACTATCACATATTGGATCTTTACTAGCGGGACGCAATCCCTATATGTTATGGACCGTTTTATCGGATTTGATAAATGAATCCGATGAATTTGCTTCGGCGTTTCAACTCAATCTTATTGGATCGGTCAGTACAGAAGTGATGGATGCCATTCGGATTTATGGATTGGAAAACTATATTAGTAATATTGGATATATTCCCCACAACGAAGTTTTAGAGTATCAGAAAAAGACTCAATTATTGCTACTTATTGAAGAAAATTCAAAGGAAACGGAATACATAATTCCAGGAAAATTATTTGAATATATGGCGTCTAAACGCCCCATAATAGCCATTGGACCTGAGGTTTCTGATATAGAAAAAATCTTAAACCAAACCGGATCGGGTACTTATTTTAGATATGACGAAGCCGCGGCACTCCGCACACTTTTGTTAGAGCATTTTGATGCCTATCAAACACAGCAATTAAACGTGGATTCAAAAGGATTGGAAGCCTACAGCCGTAAATCATTGACCCAACAATTGGCTCAAAAACTTCTGGATTAA
- the uvrA gene encoding excinuclease ABC subunit UvrA: protein MPLDLSKLSPKEHILIKGAKLHNLKNIDVAIPRHKLVVITGLSGSGKSSLAFDTLYAEGQRRYVESLSSYARQFLGRLNKPNVDYIKGIAPAIAIEQKVNSTNPRSTVGTTTEIYDYLKLVFARIGKTYSPTSNNVVKKDTTSDVINYIKTLEIGDKLLLLAPIHLEEGRTLENKLQALQHQGFARIKVSDTVERIEQIEDFKKLPKTISLVVDRIIVKGEEDFYNRLGDAIEMAFFEGKGRCQIEKIETSESREFSNSFELDGQKFLEPNTHLFSFNNPYGACPKCEGYGDVIGIDESLVIPNTSLSVYENAVFPWRGESMKYYRDQLVNNSHKFDFPIHKPYFELEAKHQKLLWKGNSHFTGLNDFFAELESKAYKVQNRVMLSRYRGKTKCGSCHGKRLRPEANFVKVGGASITDLVELSLKDIIAFFKTIKLDAKEREIAKRLLKEINNRLEFLSNVGLDYLTLNRKSNTLSGGESQRINLATSLGSSLVGSMYILDEPSIGLHSKDTERLINVLNALRDLGNTVIVVEHDEAIMAAADYVIDIGPEAGTFGGEVMASGTYKSLLKSNTLTAQYLNGTLEIEVPKKRRTSKYSVTIKGAREHNLKNIDVTLPLNMLTVVTGVSGSGKSTLVKQIVYPALLKSIGGYGEKAGEFTSIEGNFSTVKFIEFVDQNPIGRSSRSNPVTYIKAYDDIRALFAKQKLSVLRNYQPKHFSFNVDGGRCDTCKGEGAVTIEMQFMADVQLLCDDCDGKRFKKQVLEIKFHDKTIDDILNMTIDDAVAFFEMHNVTKIKTKLQPLQDVGLGYVTLGQSSSTLSGGEAQRIKLASFLGKGSKADTGLFIFDEPTTGLHFHDIKKLLKSFNALIDKGHSVLVVEHNLELIKCADHVIDLGPEGGANGGYVLAEGTPEFITKSKKSSTADFLKSKLN from the coding sequence ATGCCACTAGACCTTTCAAAACTAAGTCCAAAAGAGCACATTCTAATTAAGGGTGCAAAATTGCACAACCTAAAGAATATAGACGTTGCGATTCCACGACACAAATTGGTAGTCATCACAGGACTTTCTGGATCGGGGAAATCAAGCTTGGCATTTGACACCCTCTATGCCGAAGGCCAACGACGTTATGTGGAGAGTTTATCGAGTTATGCACGGCAGTTTTTGGGGCGGCTCAACAAACCAAATGTCGATTATATCAAAGGCATTGCGCCGGCGATTGCGATTGAACAGAAAGTAAATTCTACCAATCCGCGTTCCACCGTTGGAACTACCACCGAAATTTATGATTATTTAAAATTAGTATTCGCGCGTATCGGGAAAACCTATTCCCCTACTTCTAACAATGTAGTGAAAAAAGATACAACCAGCGATGTCATTAATTATATCAAAACGCTTGAAATAGGCGATAAACTGCTCCTCCTTGCTCCCATCCATCTGGAAGAAGGGCGAACACTAGAAAATAAACTACAGGCTCTGCAACACCAGGGATTTGCAAGAATCAAAGTGAGTGATACCGTAGAGCGTATTGAGCAGATTGAAGATTTTAAAAAACTACCAAAAACAATCAGTTTGGTTGTCGATCGGATTATTGTGAAAGGCGAAGAAGATTTTTACAACCGTTTGGGAGATGCGATTGAAATGGCATTTTTTGAAGGAAAAGGACGTTGTCAAATTGAAAAAATAGAGACTTCGGAGTCCCGTGAATTTAGCAATTCATTTGAACTCGATGGTCAAAAATTCTTAGAACCCAACACGCATTTATTCAGCTTTAACAACCCTTATGGCGCCTGCCCAAAATGTGAAGGCTATGGAGATGTCATTGGTATTGATGAAAGCCTTGTGATTCCAAATACCTCTCTTTCGGTTTATGAAAATGCGGTGTTTCCATGGCGTGGGGAAAGCATGAAATATTACAGGGATCAACTGGTTAATAACAGCCATAAATTTGACTTCCCAATTCACAAGCCTTACTTTGAATTAGAAGCCAAACACCAAAAATTGTTATGGAAAGGGAACTCTCATTTTACAGGTTTAAACGACTTTTTTGCCGAATTAGAATCCAAAGCTTATAAAGTTCAAAACCGAGTGATGTTATCTCGCTACCGCGGAAAAACAAAATGTGGAAGTTGCCACGGAAAACGCTTACGACCAGAAGCCAATTTTGTAAAAGTTGGAGGTGCCTCCATTACCGATTTGGTGGAATTATCACTCAAGGATATCATTGCATTTTTTAAGACCATCAAGCTAGACGCAAAAGAACGAGAAATTGCAAAACGATTGCTCAAAGAGATTAATAACCGCTTGGAATTTTTATCCAATGTGGGGCTGGATTACCTGACTTTAAACCGAAAATCAAACACCTTATCGGGGGGCGAAAGCCAACGGATCAATCTGGCTACCTCCCTTGGGAGCAGTCTTGTGGGATCTATGTATATTTTGGACGAACCGAGTATTGGACTCCATTCTAAAGATACCGAACGCCTGATCAATGTACTGAATGCCTTGCGGGATTTAGGAAACACAGTGATTGTGGTGGAACATGACGAAGCCATCATGGCAGCCGCAGATTACGTCATTGATATTGGACCCGAAGCAGGTACTTTTGGTGGCGAAGTGATGGCGAGTGGAACTTACAAATCGCTTTTAAAAAGTAATACTTTAACAGCTCAGTACCTCAATGGGACTCTGGAAATTGAAGTTCCTAAAAAACGACGGACGTCAAAATACAGTGTAACCATCAAAGGCGCTCGAGAACATAATTTAAAAAATATTGATGTGACCCTTCCACTAAACATGCTCACGGTTGTGACGGGTGTTTCTGGAAGTGGAAAAAGTACGCTTGTCAAACAAATTGTGTATCCTGCACTGCTAAAATCCATTGGAGGCTATGGCGAAAAGGCGGGCGAATTCACGAGTATTGAAGGGAACTTTAGCACCGTTAAGTTTATCGAGTTTGTCGATCAAAACCCCATAGGGCGTTCTTCACGTTCCAACCCTGTGACGTATATCAAAGCCTATGATGATATTCGGGCGCTATTCGCGAAGCAAAAATTAAGTGTTTTAAGAAATTACCAACCCAAACATTTTTCATTCAATGTCGATGGAGGCCGTTGCGATACCTGTAAAGGCGAAGGTGCTGTCACCATTGAAATGCAGTTTATGGCTGACGTCCAATTGCTTTGTGACGACTGTGATGGAAAACGCTTTAAGAAACAAGTGTTGGAAATTAAGTTCCATGACAAAACAATTGATGATATTTTAAACATGACGATTGATGATGCCGTTGCCTTTTTTGAAATGCATAACGTGACTAAAATAAAAACAAAACTACAGCCACTTCAAGATGTGGGGCTGGGGTATGTGACCCTTGGACAAAGTTCTTCGACCCTCTCTGGTGGTGAAGCACAACGTATCAAACTTGCCTCCTTTTTAGGAAAAGGTTCCAAAGCAGACACGGGTTTGTTTATTTTTGATGAGCCTACGACGGGACTTCATTTTCATGACATTAAAAAACTACTCAAATCCTTCAATGCCTTGATTGACAAAGGGCACTCGGTATTGGTCGTTGAGCACAATTTAGAACTGATTAAATGTGCCGATCATGTGATCGATTTAGGTCCTGAAGGCGGTGCCAATGGCGGCTATGTATTGGCTGAAGGCACGCCAGAATTTATAACCAAATCAAAGAAATCTTCAACAGCTGATTTTCTAAAAAGTAAATTAAATTGA
- a CDS encoding RNA polymerase sigma factor — MKSKSISDATLVSQYIQGDEPSLSVLIKRHQQRLYSFIYSKVYDRDVTEDVFQDTFIKVIRTLKRGNYNEEGKFLPWVMRIAHNLVIDHFRKNNRMPKFNNSGDFDIFSVLSDGALNAEGELVKSQIVEDIRALVEELPEEQKTVLVMRMYNDMSFKEISENTGVSINTALGRMRYALINLRKLIEKHNIVLTN; from the coding sequence ATGAAATCTAAATCTATTAGCGATGCCACTCTCGTAAGTCAATACATTCAAGGTGATGAACCGTCCTTATCGGTGCTCATCAAACGCCACCAACAACGGTTGTACAGTTTTATCTATTCGAAGGTTTACGACCGCGATGTGACTGAGGATGTTTTTCAGGATACCTTTATAAAAGTGATTCGTACCCTCAAACGGGGTAATTATAATGAAGAAGGTAAGTTTTTACCTTGGGTGATGCGTATTGCACACAATCTCGTGATCGATCATTTCAGAAAAAACAACCGCATGCCGAAGTTTAACAACAGCGGCGATTTTGATATTTTCTCTGTGTTGAGTGATGGGGCTCTAAATGCCGAAGGTGAATTGGTAAAATCTCAAATTGTTGAAGACATCAGAGCCTTGGTAGAGGAGTTGCCAGAAGAACAAAAAACGGTTCTCGTGATGCGTATGTATAACGATATGAGTTTCAAGGAAATCTCCGAAAACACGGGTGTGAGTATCAATACGGCTTTGGGACGGATGCGTTATGCCTTGATCAATCTTCGTAAATTAATTGAAAAACACAATATTGTTTTGACAAATTAA
- a CDS encoding DUF1648 domain-containing protein produces MKNTTRIISVLLLLFQCIILFTTYSRLPSKIAIHLNLKGEVDNFGPKWMLFLIILLSLTLFSLFSYIRKRPEKFNYPYFNIEKKDIIYIKSQNLIDYLNISTMLILTYVLLLFTVFYDNVISSLVIILYILIFVPLVIIIAYIIDLYKVSKSN; encoded by the coding sequence ATGAAAAACACAACTAGGATTATTTCTGTATTACTGCTATTATTTCAATGTATAATATTATTTACGACCTACAGTAGATTACCATCAAAAATCGCAATACACTTAAATTTAAAAGGCGAGGTTGACAACTTCGGACCAAAATGGATGCTATTCCTTATTATACTTTTATCACTTACTTTATTTAGTTTATTTAGTTATATTAGAAAAAGACCTGAAAAATTTAATTATCCGTATTTTAACATAGAAAAAAAGGATATTATATATATTAAATCACAAAATCTAATTGATTATTTAAATATCTCTACTATGTTAATTTTAACATACGTATTGCTATTATTTACAGTATTTTATGATAATGTTATTTCTAGTTTAGTAATCATACTCTATATTCTGATATTTGTACCTTTAGTAATTATTATTGCTTACATAATTGATCTATATAAAGTTAGCAAATCAAATTGA
- a CDS encoding endonuclease III domain-containing protein: MTKTEKVNFVIKTLKDFYPEIPIPLDHKDPYTLLIAVLLSAQCTDVRVNKITPLLFAKADNPYDMVKLTVEEIKAIIRPCGLSPMKSKGIYGLSKIIIESHNGEVPQSFSALEALPAVGHKTASVVMAQAFGVPAFPVDTHIHRLMYRWNLTNGKNVVQTEKDAKRLFPEALWNDLHLQIIWYGREYSPARGWNLDADVITKTIGRQSVIDAYYK, encoded by the coding sequence ATGACAAAAACTGAGAAGGTAAATTTTGTTATAAAAACCTTAAAAGATTTTTATCCTGAGATTCCGATTCCCTTAGACCATAAAGATCCCTACACCCTTTTGATTGCAGTATTGCTATCGGCACAATGTACAGATGTGCGTGTGAATAAGATTACGCCCCTTCTATTTGCCAAAGCCGACAACCCCTATGACATGGTGAAACTAACGGTGGAAGAGATCAAAGCTATTATACGGCCTTGTGGATTGTCCCCCATGAAAAGTAAAGGGATTTATGGCTTGTCAAAAATTATCATAGAATCCCATAACGGAGAAGTCCCACAGAGTTTTAGTGCTTTGGAGGCCTTGCCTGCCGTGGGTCATAAAACGGCGAGTGTGGTGATGGCACAGGCGTTTGGTGTGCCTGCATTTCCTGTGGACACACACATCCACCGCCTCATGTACCGTTGGAACCTGACCAATGGTAAAAATGTAGTGCAAACGGAAAAAGATGCCAAACGCCTATTTCCTGAAGCATTGTGGAACGATTTGCACTTGCAAATCATTTGGTATGGCCGTGAGTACTCCCCTGCCCGTGGGTGGAATTTAGACGCGGATGTCATTACCAAAACCATTGGTCGGCAATCTGTGATTGATGCCTATTATAAATAA
- the bcp gene encoding thioredoxin-dependent thiol peroxidase: MTTLQIGDAAPNFKSLDEAGNTISLADYKGKKLVLFFYPKASTPGCTVEACNLSDNYSRFTAQGYDVLGVSADSAKRQSNFKEKYGFPYPLLADEDKTVINAFGVWGPKKFMGKEYDGIHRTTFVIDEAGVIEDIILKVKTKEHTGQILK, encoded by the coding sequence ATGACAACATTACAAATAGGCGATGCCGCTCCAAATTTTAAATCCTTAGACGAGGCGGGAAACACCATTTCTTTAGCAGATTACAAAGGAAAAAAACTCGTGTTGTTTTTCTACCCGAAAGCCAGCACTCCTGGATGCACTGTTGAAGCTTGTAATTTAAGTGACAATTACAGTCGTTTTACAGCCCAAGGTTATGATGTCCTCGGAGTGAGTGCAGACAGCGCCAAACGCCAGTCCAACTTCAAAGAGAAATATGGATTTCCCTATCCTTTGTTAGCGGATGAAGATAAAACAGTCATCAACGCCTTTGGTGTTTGGGGTCCTAAAAAATTCATGGGCAAAGAATACGACGGCATTCACCGTACTACTTTTGTGATTGACGAAGCAGGTGTGATTGAAGACATCATTCTCAAAGTTAAAACCAAAGAACATACAGGGCAGATTTTAAAATAA
- a CDS encoding nicotinate-nucleotide adenylyltransferase: MEITLKGDAIIESIPSLKDKALRINLNENIYGTFAEIGAGQETVRHFFRAGGASGTIAKAMSAYDKSFSDAIYGTEKENRYVTEDRLKKMLSHEVMLIEDRLSRDEYPNKMFFSYANTVATIDFAKRFKGHGWVGIRYQIDAQQEEYNEITLHVRFKETDARLQQETLGKLGTNLIYGAFYKYNQPKKLLRYLYDHIDKDQLEIDTINFSGPDFKEVDNRLMSLQLLKNGMTDAVMFAPDGNNVLPARVLYKKNILAFRGSFRPVTKVNMDMYEKSYQMFLNENKVQKENTRVVFEITLSNLRASGGEIDEQDFMDRARLLGSLGQTVLISNFQEYYKLVEYFNLYTKNRMGLSMGINNLIDIFDEKYYRHLSGGILEAFGKLFNKDLKIYLYPMLNENNTMTTSEDLKVHPRMKELYKYFKFNGKLVDIKNYDPEILNIFSRKVLKMISNAEPGWEAMLPEGVSDIIKEQKLFGYET, encoded by the coding sequence ATGGAAATAACGCTTAAAGGAGATGCTATCATTGAAAGCATTCCTTCATTAAAAGACAAAGCTTTAAGAATAAATTTGAATGAAAATATCTACGGAACTTTTGCGGAAATTGGTGCCGGACAAGAAACGGTAAGGCATTTTTTCAGAGCTGGAGGTGCTTCAGGAACCATTGCAAAAGCCATGTCTGCTTACGACAAATCCTTTAGTGATGCTATTTATGGAACTGAAAAGGAGAATCGGTATGTAACCGAAGATCGCTTGAAAAAAATGCTGTCTCATGAAGTGATGTTGATTGAAGATCGTCTTTCTCGTGATGAATATCCTAATAAAATGTTTTTTAGTTATGCAAATACCGTCGCAACGATTGATTTTGCAAAACGTTTTAAAGGACATGGATGGGTTGGAATCCGCTATCAAATTGATGCCCAACAAGAAGAATACAACGAAATCACACTGCACGTCCGTTTTAAAGAAACCGATGCACGACTCCAACAAGAAACGCTTGGAAAACTAGGAACCAACCTGATATATGGTGCGTTTTATAAATACAATCAACCAAAAAAATTATTAAGATACCTATACGATCACATTGATAAAGACCAGTTAGAAATTGATACAATTAATTTTTCTGGACCTGACTTTAAAGAGGTCGATAACCGACTGATGAGTTTACAGCTCTTAAAAAATGGAATGACGGATGCCGTCATGTTTGCTCCTGATGGCAATAATGTACTGCCAGCACGGGTGTTGTATAAGAAAAACATCTTAGCCTTTAGAGGAAGTTTCAGACCTGTTACAAAGGTTAACATGGATATGTATGAGAAATCATATCAAATGTTTTTAAACGAGAATAAAGTCCAAAAAGAAAATACGCGCGTGGTTTTTGAAATCACCTTATCCAACCTCAGGGCTTCTGGGGGTGAAATTGACGAACAAGACTTTATGGACCGCGCGCGACTGTTGGGTTCTCTGGGACAAACGGTACTGATTTCTAACTTTCAAGAGTATTACAAACTTGTAGAATATTTCAATCTCTATACCAAAAACCGTATGGGCTTATCGATGGGGATCAATAACTTAATTGATATTTTTGATGAGAAATATTACCGCCATTTAAGTGGTGGTATTTTGGAGGCGTTTGGAAAACTCTTTAACAAGGATCTTAAAATCTATTTGTATCCCATGTTAAATGAAAACAACACCATGACCACCAGTGAAGATCTGAAAGTACATCCGCGTATGAAAGAACTTTATAAGTATTTCAAATTCAATGGAAAACTGGTGGATATTAAAAATTACGATCCTGAAATTCTGAATATTTTCTCCAGAAAAGTCTTGAAAATGATTTCGAATGCTGAACCGGGTTGGGAAGCAATGCTCCCAGAAGGGGTTTCTGATATCATCAAAGAACAAAAATTATTTGGGTACGAAACTTAG
- a CDS encoding MBL fold metallo-hydrolase: MKITFLGTGTSQGIPIIGSTHPVCLSEDSKDKRLRVSALVQWDGFSVLIDCGPDFRQQLLRTDCTQIDAVLFTHEHSDHTAGLDDLRPFFYRQGALDVYAHERVLKSLYKRFDYIFVTENKYPGVLTLNAHPITDVPFSVGRKKIQPINVLHNSLPIFGFRMDAFAYITDAKTISDLEVEKLQDLDVLVINALRIEPHVSHFNLEEALAFIKLVNPKRAFLTHLSHHLGFHEAVQKNLPPNVYLAYDQLQISL; encoded by the coding sequence TTGAAAATTACATTTTTAGGCACGGGAACTTCACAAGGGATTCCAATTATTGGAAGCACGCATCCCGTATGTTTGAGTGAAGACTCTAAGGATAAACGTCTTAGGGTGTCGGCACTCGTTCAGTGGGACGGTTTTTCGGTCTTAATTGATTGTGGTCCAGACTTTAGACAACAGCTCTTACGTACCGATTGCACCCAAATAGATGCCGTTCTGTTCACGCATGAACACAGCGATCATACCGCAGGTTTGGACGATTTACGGCCTTTTTTTTACAGACAAGGCGCCCTCGATGTGTATGCACACGAACGGGTTTTGAAATCGCTTTACAAACGTTTTGATTATATTTTTGTCACTGAAAATAAATACCCTGGTGTGCTGACTTTAAATGCACATCCAATTACGGATGTTCCTTTTTCTGTGGGCAGAAAAAAAATACAGCCCATCAACGTGCTTCACAATTCACTGCCCATTTTCGGTTTTCGAATGGATGCATTTGCCTATATAACCGATGCAAAAACAATTTCAGACTTAGAAGTTGAAAAGCTTCAAGACTTAGATGTTTTGGTGATTAATGCCTTGCGAATTGAGCCCCATGTCTCTCATTTTAATCTCGAAGAAGCCTTGGCGTTTATCAAACTGGTCAATCCAAAAAGAGCTTTTTTGACGCACCTGAGTCATCATTTAGGCTTTCATGAAGCCGTGCAAAAAAACCTACCGCCAAACGTTTATCTCGCTTACGATCAACTACAAATATCTCTCTAA